In Bacillus rossius redtenbacheri isolate Brsri chromosome 9 unlocalized genomic scaffold, Brsri_v3 Brsri_v3_scf9_2, whole genome shotgun sequence, one DNA window encodes the following:
- the LOC134542848 gene encoding protein charybde-like isoform X1, which translates to MMRGGQVEHFLEDTPHHDSRLHGVFNKISDILQHQNSPTKQKMSSEVIESIQPERFNVPINELGCCGADDAEDGAATRALARRLEEELRAAKSAQLACGEVLLPADLLPRVARDVLRMAENEPCGLRGCTLFLNFETEQMCRRIGTVKCDPNTVSTFELFLTLKQDATSWHSLLPQFLKNLTRGGTIVISPGFTLEKKKLYRSCLE; encoded by the exons ATGATGAGAGGAGGACAAGTAGAGCATTTCTTGGAGGATACGCCTCATCACGATTCAAGGCTTCATGGCgtttttaacaaaatttctgaCATTTTACAACATCAAAATTCTCCGACCAAACAGAAGATGTCATCTGAGGTGATCGAATCGATTCAACCAGAAAGATTCAACGTCCCGATTAATGAAT TGGGCTGCTGCGGCGCGGACGACGCGGAGGACGGGGCCGCGACGCGCGCGCTGGCCCGCCGCCTCGAGGAGGAGCTGCGCGCCGCCAAGTCGGCGCAGCTGGCCTGCGGCGAGGTGCTGCTGCCCGCGGACCTGCTGCCGCGCGTGGCGCGCGACGTGCTGCGCATGGCGGAGAACGAGCCCTGCGGCCTCAG GGGATGCACGCTGTTCCTCAACTTCGAGACGGAGCAGATGTGCAGGCGGATAGGCACCGTCAAGTGCGACCCCAACACCGTGTCCACGTTCGAGCTGTTCCTCACGCTGAAGCAGGACGCCACGTCCTGGCACTCGCTGCTGCCGCAGTTCCTCAA AAACCTGACGAGGGGCGGCACGATCGTGATCAGCCCGGGCTTCACCCTGGAGAAGAAGAAGCTGTACCGCTCCTGCCTGGAGTAG
- the LOC134542848 gene encoding protein charybde-like isoform X2, with product MEVLPCPVRVDFSNTRVGCCGADDAEDGAATRALARRLEEELRAAKSAQLACGEVLLPADLLPRVARDVLRMAENEPCGLRGCTLFLNFETEQMCRRIGTVKCDPNTVSTFELFLTLKQDATSWHSLLPQFLKNLTRGGTIVISPGFTLEKKKLYRSCLE from the exons ATGGAAGTGCTTCCGTGTCCAGTCCGTGTGGATTTCTCCAATACTAGAG TGGGCTGCTGCGGCGCGGACGACGCGGAGGACGGGGCCGCGACGCGCGCGCTGGCCCGCCGCCTCGAGGAGGAGCTGCGCGCCGCCAAGTCGGCGCAGCTGGCCTGCGGCGAGGTGCTGCTGCCCGCGGACCTGCTGCCGCGCGTGGCGCGCGACGTGCTGCGCATGGCGGAGAACGAGCCCTGCGGCCTCAG GGGATGCACGCTGTTCCTCAACTTCGAGACGGAGCAGATGTGCAGGCGGATAGGCACCGTCAAGTGCGACCCCAACACCGTGTCCACGTTCGAGCTGTTCCTCACGCTGAAGCAGGACGCCACGTCCTGGCACTCGCTGCTGCCGCAGTTCCTCAA AAACCTGACGAGGGGCGGCACGATCGTGATCAGCCCGGGCTTCACCCTGGAGAAGAAGAAGCTGTACCGCTCCTGCCTGGAGTAG